One stretch of Candidatus Methylomirabilis lanthanidiphila DNA includes these proteins:
- the ankX_4 gene encoding Phosphocholine transferase AnkX yields MGFLSSLFGTGGRRGKRLIEASKSGDSDTVKRLLADGADVNATDGDGWTALIHASFYGEIEVAELLLNNGADINVKDKNGGTALIRAAWREHARIAQMLLNRGAEVNVKDKDSFSALMRAAWNGRIGVIGMLLDSGAVVDAKDKFGLTALMRAALNGHTKIAEILLNRGADVNARDQHDGTALIQAAAHGHAEVAELLLNRGAELNARDQYGRTALIRAAGHGHAEVAELLLNRGAELNARDQNGWTALIRAAAHGHTRLAELLLNRGADLNTLDIEGGTALMRATLNGHTKMCELLKQYGAS; encoded by the coding sequence ATGGGTTTCCTGAGCTCATTATTCGGGACCGGCGGGAGGCGCGGTAAAAGGCTCATTGAGGCGTCCAAATCCGGAGATAGCGACACAGTCAAACGCCTCTTAGCTGACGGCGCCGATGTGAATGCGACGGACGGGGATGGCTGGACGGCCCTGATACATGCGTCCTTCTATGGGGAGATCGAGGTGGCAGAACTCCTCCTCAATAATGGTGCTGATATAAATGTAAAGGATAAGAATGGCGGAACGGCATTGATACGGGCGGCCTGGAGGGAGCATGCCAGAATTGCGCAGATGCTGCTCAATAGAGGCGCTGAGGTCAATGTGAAGGATAAAGATAGTTTTAGTGCGCTGATGCGTGCGGCCTGGAATGGCCGTATAGGCGTCATAGGGATGTTGCTCGATAGTGGGGCCGTCGTCGATGCGAAAGATAAATTCGGACTGACAGCTCTCATGCGTGCTGCGTTGAACGGACATACCAAGATTGCGGAGATCCTGCTGAATAGAGGTGCGGATGTGAACGCGCGGGATCAACACGATGGGACGGCGCTGATACAGGCGGCCGCACATGGACATGCCGAGGTTGCAGAGCTTCTGCTGAATCGCGGTGCAGAGCTGAACGCGCGGGATCAATACGGCAGGACGGCATTGATACGGGCGGCCGGACATGGACATGCCGAGGTTGCAGAGCTTCTGCTGAATCGCGGTGCAGAGCTGAACGCGCGGGATCAAAATGGCTGGACGGCGCTGATACGGGCGGCCGCACATGGACATACCAGGCTTGCAGAGCTTCTGCTGAATCGCGGTGCGGATCTCAATACGCTGGACATCGAAGGCGGAACCGCCCTGATGCGGGCGACCTTG